The genomic window TGGAGTGATCGACCGTCTCGGAGATTTCACCACGGCCTTTGGTGTCTTTATTTCGTTTCATTTTCGTGCCTTCCTTTCCGCGCTGAAGTCAGCGCTTTGATACGTTCCAACATTGAAACCAGATGCGTCAGGGCGGCCTTAACGTCCGGCTGCATAACCTCCCGCCACCGTCGCTCCAAGTGATCAATCCACGAGCGCAATTCCGAGCTGAGCGAATCCCGCTCGCAGTCATCCGGAAGCCATCTGGTGAGTTCAACGTTTTGAAAATACCGAAGCCTCGACTCGAGCCGCCGCCGTAACCCCTCGACTTGCCGGATCAACGCATCTTTTTCCTTGCGCATACGGGACGCACGTATTTGATGCTGAAACATAGGTAACCGGGCCATGGTGACTGCCACTTCCCGAAGAATGGCTACACGCATATCGTCAAAATCATCCATGGCACACTGCAGATGAGCTGCCTGATCTTCCATGCGCCGCTCGATCGCAATCAGGAACCAATCATCGTGCTTAATCAGGTCTCGAAGGGCGGAATCCGTGGGCGGCAATAGATCCAGGTGTTCGTGCAGGTTCACCGTACGGATGCGCTGAGGATAGTGGTAGCCGGGCGCAAACAGATATGCATGCCCCGGGCGCAGGCGAGCAATCTCCTCGTACTCCGAATCGCCGAAGAGCATCGCGGCGCCGATAGTGGCGCGGTCTTCACTATGGGTAAGCTGAAACGTCACCTTCGTTCCGGGATGCTTGACGACTTCCGCCGCTACGGCTGAAGGCATCTGGTCGGCAATAATGATTCCAATACCCAGCGCCCGAAATTCCGCCAGCAATCGCGACACGCACTCCGCCGCGTATGCCTTTGGATCCGGAAAATCTTCGGATGGTGCTGCGTCCGTGTTGGTTCCTACGATGTTGTGGGCTTCGTCAATAATCAGTACATAGCGCAGGTCTCCATCCGCCGGTGGCATTGAACGTAGTTCCTGTCGGAGCCGCATAAGAATGAAAAGAGTGAGGAAACAGGCATGATCCTGAGACAGGCGCTCCAGTTCCAGAATGCCCGGAGATCTTAGCAGTTCTGTCATTGAAGGATTATCGCGCCTGCCTTGCAGCACACGCCCCATCGCGCCGCGTGTCAGACTGTTTAAACGCGTATCCATGGCTCCACGGAGGTCCGAATAGGTTGATGGAGCATAGCCCTTTGCCTGCAAGGCCGCCTCCGCTTCAGCAAGGAGATCTGTGATGCATGGAACGTCTTCCTCTTTACGGTTCCAGTATACGCGTTCCAAAGCCTCTCTCAGAATACCCGGAAGAGGCCCCGACATTGGCATGATTGCCTGGAAACAGGACTCGAGCATGCTGATGTGTTCTTCAATGGAAATCCCTTCAGGAACCTGCAATGGGTTAATCTGAAACGGGGACAACGTGTTATTGCCTGGTGTGTATATGCGCAGATCCCGCGCCAGATCGGATGCACCCGGATACTCGATTTCTCCGAGCTGCTTGAGTGCCCGTGACTCCGTCTTGACCGGTTCGATGTGCAAAAAGGGAATCCGCTTCCGCCAGAGGGAAATCAGGAGCGACATCAACAGCACGGTCTTTCCATTGCCGCACATTCCCGACATGAAAAGATGCCGTGTCAACGTCTTCGGTGAAATACCTCGAACTACATCCCCATTTCTGGTCTCTCCGAGGTCGTCTACTCCGATCGGAATGGTATTGCCTTCCGGCTCACACGGAGGATCGGTGTCCCGATTCGCACAGCAAAACGGCCCGGATGTAGCCATGGGCAGTCGAAATATCCCGCCGAGTTCGCTGACGGATGCCGTATTCAGAAGTTGGGCGAGTTTTTGATATTGCGGGGGTAGTCCCTGAAATCCGTCCGGCAACTCTTCCTCCTTGATAACTGAATTCGACTCAAGCCCGTTTTTTACATTCGTGACGGCGCAGCCGGCGGATCCCAACACCAGCTTGTAGGCGCCCTCTTCGAATGCACTTTCGGCGACCGTTGATGCCAGCAGATGGGCAGTGGCCGCATCATGTGCAAGTACAACTATGTGGAAGTTAAGCTGTGCGTTTCGAAGACCATCGTGAATCTTCTGATGCATCCGATATGTCTCGGCTGCGCTGGGGTCGGGATAGCGATGCGGAGCGAGAACCGGCGAATCCATCCGTGCGCGGGGATCATCGGACAATGGATCCATCCGAAAGGCAGGCTCCTCATGCGCATCCCAATGGCGGTTGATTCGGGTGACATGTTCAAGATACTGCGTACTGCTGATTCGAAGTTGCTGGATGTCTGCTGGACAAACAGCAATATCCACCACAGCCGCTTCAGCAAAACCGTCCAGAACACGATCAAGGCCCGAGAAGTCGTTGTCGTCATTCGGTTCAAATGGATTGCAGACGAAATACTGGCCTGGGATGTCGGCATTCAGATCGCATGGAATGAGCGGTTCGATAAAAGAATATGAACGTACGATCCGGCAGGCGGCTGAAAGAGAGTCATCCAGAGGTGGAAGCTGATCCTCGACCAGAGTGAAGAATTTCGAAACGGAGCCTCGACGTAGAATCGAGGCCACCGCTTCCAATTCAGCACCATCCCCGCCTGAAATATATGGGTATACCTTCAGCCGATCCCGTACGCCGCCAGCCGTTTGCTCCGGGACATAGACATAGCGCAGCCCTGCCGTTATCGATCCCGGCTTTAGATCAGACACAAACCTTAGAATCTGTTTCAGGGCATCCCAGGCCGCCCGAACCGGATTTGCGGCCATGGCCCGGAGTCTGGCAGGCCTCGGATCCGGAATGTTTACAAGCAAAAATGCTTTGGCTTTAGCCAGCATGATCCTCTCCATTTATTTCGCAATGGGAGAGAAGCTCGCGCACGCCGTCATCGGACAAATCGATATTGGCCTGCTCGGCAAGGTGCTGGACGAAGTCCCCGCAAACAGGACACGACGGTGCGGCCTCGAAGTTGATCCCGTACCACCGCATTACCCGCATGCCGTCGATTCCGTATCCCAACGGGTCCCATGATTCGTACTGCGATCCCTGCTCGCGGCGATTCAGCCACAGGTACCAGTTGGCCTCGAGATCCTCGTCCAGCGAGCGAAGGGTGGTGTCCTGGTCCTTCAACAACTCCTGGAGGGCGAGTTTGGCCGTCATCTGGGCGATAGGCTCGATATCGACCGACAGCCCCGGTTCAATAGGAACCGGTCGGTCCGAATACGCTATGGTTTCGGCTTCCGGATCGGTGTATGCGGATGCGTCCTTGGCAAGCATCTGCACGAAGCACTGGTAGCAGGCAGACCCCTCGGGTTTCACCCGAAGAACCTGGCCCCCGTATGCCCGACGGAACGCTCCACTGATGATCAGAGGTGTTCCCTCCTCTCGGCACACCCGGTTCAGGAGAAGCTTCCCCTCCCGTTGGTCGCCCGTATCAATGCAGATGTCGGTCTGCCGCACCAGCTCGCGAACAAGATCGATATTTTTATCGCTTGCCTTTTCTTCATATGTCGTGATTTCAGCGTACGGATTCTTGTTCCTTACAATGTCCGCCATCGCCTTCGTTTTGTAACGGCCAATGTCGGAGAGTCCGGCTTCGTGGCGGATAACGTTTGCCACCTCGAGACGGTCCTGATCCATGAAGATAAACTTCTGAACCCCTGACTGTGCCAATAAACGAATTACCGTGGACCCCACCGATCCGACACCCTTGAAGAATACGGTTTTATCCGCCAAAACACTCGTCTCTATAAGTCCACGGGCGCGGGAATAGAGTTCTTTCCTAACCGGAACCACTTGAATCCGGCACGGTTGCTCCTTCCCTCGTTCATCAATAACGGTTCCACTAACCCGATATTTTACACCGTCAATATGTATAACCGCATCCAATTGATTTGATGAATGGTCCGGAGAGGTATCCAGTTGCACACATAATTGGATTGGAGCCGTTCTTAAGCGGCTCTGCAAAGAGTCATCCCTGTCAACGAGCTGGATGACTCCTTCAATGGTACCCTCCGCGTGGGCACGCGGCCCCAGCGAGGTGAAAACGATGCCATCCCGCACGGTGAACCATACAGGAATGGCATCCCGTTTCCGAACAGCGCGTTCCGCATCGGAACCGTCGACAGTAGCGCAAAATTGTGATTTCATTTTCCAGCCTCCTGCCACGAGACGGCACGTGAGTGGCTGACCTTCATGTCTTCAGGTACCACCCTCAGCATGTCTTTTTTGGCGGCATCGTCAGCCGATGCGACCTCCAAGCGTTTGGTTTCAGGGTTAAAAACCATCATCTGGCTGGCAGTTTCCTTGCCCTGGGCCATGTCACGCATCATCTGCTGGATTTTCTCTTTGTTGGTCATTTTATTCTCCTATGGTTGTTGTGGTAATTCTCAGGCTCCCATCTGAAGCGCCCCCTTTTTAGGCACCCGCATGGTGAACCATACAAGAAAGCTATCACGCTTCCGGATAGTGCGTTCCACATTGGCACCGTCAGCAGCCATGCAGTACTGTGTCTTCATTGTTCAGCCTCCTGCCAAGATGCGGCACATGAGTGGCTGAGCTTCATGTCTTCAGGTGTCACCCTCAATACGTCTTTTTTGGCGGCATCATCGGTCGATGTGACCTTCAGGCGTTCGGTTTTAAGGCCATAAATCACATGGTTGGAAGCCTGCTTGCCCTTGGCCATGTCGCGCATCATCTGCTGGATTCTCTCTTTGTTCGTCATTGTGTTCTCCTGTCGTTGTTGATGTGGCAATTCTCCGCGATCCATCTGAAGCAGCTCGTCTTTAGGCACCACCCTTAACATGTTCTTCTTGGTGGTACCGTCGACCGATGCGATTTCCAGGCGCCTGCTTTCAGGATTGAAGACCAGCCTCTGGCTGGCAGCCTGTATGCCTACCGCAGGACCGGCGCACATCATCTGCTGGATTTTCTCTTTGTCAGTCATTGCTCTCTCCTATGTTTGCTGTTTAGCTTCTTTCTGTGTACATCACATGAAGTAACCTGAAATCGAACTCCCGTCCTGCATGTGTGCAGAGTGGGCGATGCACCACAAATTCCCTTTAAGAATTGGAAGAACATAAGTAACGCTCGCATCCCAGTCACTCGAGGCTGTGTGGCAGATCTGAACCCTCCCTTCGGGTCCATTACTTAATGTATGGTACGCGTGAGTTGCACCGACCTCGTTTATAGAGCCGCTGGGCATACGAGGCACAATCAGCGGGGCCCACACGTACAGTGCGGGGCACACCTCGGGAAGGAGGGGGTTGAAGTAAAGCCGCAATTGGTAATCGATGCTGTCCTGCTCACCGGCCACCCACCCCTCGAAGTAGGCCTCGTCTTCCTTCACCCTAACCATTTGAAAGTGGGGGAAGTGCAATTGCATCAAATACACTTGCATGGCTATTACCATATTAATGCTGTTGATGATCGTACTCATGTTACTTACCGTTTTCCTTTCTTGTGCTTGCGCCCCTTGGAGCGCTGTTTCGTTTTTCCTTTACCCCTGCGTGGGCGTGTGCGCCGGACTTTCTTTTTGGCTGGGGTGCTTTTACCGGATCGTTTGCGGTCTCCACTGGAGCCTTTGCTGGATACAGCGGTCACCGCCTTACTCTTGCCAGTGTCATCAGCAGGAGATGAATTGCGTGCCGGAGAGGTTGACTCACCTCCCACGAACGAACACAACCGCGAATAGATTTGATCTAGCCTTAGATCCAATCCGCGGGGATTGATCGTCCGGGAGACATCCATGGGTTCATCCTCAAGATCGGTTTGGCAGAGAACAACAGTTTTGCCATCGCCTAAGCTTTGGAAGAAGCCAATCCACGCAATCCCGCCTCCAGGTAAAGGTATTTCGATGGTAGCGTCACCATCCACTTCGCCAGGGAGAACCTTGACAGCGGAAGCCACCGGGTCAGGAAGCGAAGCAATTCCCTTGGCGAGCGATTTCAGTTGAGGGCAAGGATCTATGGAAGCCTCATTAAGGGTCGATGCGTCAGTATGCCCGGCATATTGGCACCCGTAGCCCTTATGAGGGGATAGCACCATGCTCCCTAACAATCGTTCGCGTATAGGGCTCATTTCCGAAAGCGGAACAAGTTCTACTGGTATAGGTTTCATCATGAACCTCCTATCTGTATATGTATGCGTTAATGGTGACATTGCCCTTTGAAGGGCTCATTGTGGTGATCAGCTCGACAAAGGTAGGGATGCAGTTTTTGGCCATAATTGAGCTGGCAGACGCAATATCCCCCATACTTGGGCGACGAAGCCCCATGACGTGGTGCGAGTGCCATCGCCCGATAAAACAAAGTCCAAACCGCTTATAGATCTTTTCGCTGCAACGCCGAAAATAGTTGATATCCTGAATGAACGTTGCAGTGGAATGCACGGCTTGTGGACCAGGTGGCGTAGCCAGCATAACAATCGGCGTTCCGCTCCCAGTGTATGCCCCGTAAAGGTGTCCCCCGGTCTCGGTATCGCCCCACTCTAATGTATTGCAACGGATGGATTCGATTTCCGAGCGGTGAATTAGGATTCGCTCTTCCTGTTTAACCTCATCGCAGGCATAGTCACATTGCAGCGTCTTAATACCAACGAGAGCGGAGTCGTGCGTAGATTTTTTGCCCGGAAGCCCCTCGTTCGATGGCTTCCATAATCCCAGACTATTTTGTGTCTTCATCTCTTGCCCTTTCTGCTTGCTAGTTTCGCTGAATCCGAACACCGCAGTGCGGAGCTCGATCACGTGAGCAAGAGTAAGGGGACAGAAGCGGCAGTTGTCGATTGTGGGTGCCAGTTGTAACTCCCCAAGGTAACTCCCCAAACCTCACGGTGAAGGCCGGGGATCCACCTCTGGAGACTACGTCAGGGAGTCGCAGGCGCGGGAAAGCCGCAAGGGGATCTCAGCAAGAAACCGATTGTGCGAGTCATCACCGGACTCAGATGGCCCAACACGGAAGGAGTGCACATAGCCATACAATTCCGGAAACTGTGGAGTCTCAACATAATCAACAAGGACGGACAGGACTTCGTGTTCCACTTCGGGAGGAATGGGGGTGTTTGGTGCACAGGCGTTTCGCAACCGACAAAGCAACTGCAATAAATGCGGGGAACCGGTTAATCTTGCGCACCTGGCGATACGCCACCAGTAAGGAATCGGTATTTTCGCCGGCGAAGCATCTTGCAAA from Pontiella desulfatans includes these protein-coding regions:
- a CDS encoding ATP-binding protein is translated as MLAKAKAFLLVNIPDPRPARLRAMAANPVRAAWDALKQILRFVSDLKPGSITAGLRYVYVPEQTAGGVRDRLKVYPYISGGDGAELEAVASILRRGSVSKFFTLVEDQLPPLDDSLSAACRIVRSYSFIEPLIPCDLNADIPGQYFVCNPFEPNDDNDFSGLDRVLDGFAEAAVVDIAVCPADIQQLRISSTQYLEHVTRINRHWDAHEEPAFRMDPLSDDPRARMDSPVLAPHRYPDPSAAETYRMHQKIHDGLRNAQLNFHIVVLAHDAATAHLLASTVAESAFEEGAYKLVLGSAGCAVTNVKNGLESNSVIKEEELPDGFQGLPPQYQKLAQLLNTASVSELGGIFRLPMATSGPFCCANRDTDPPCEPEGNTIPIGVDDLGETRNGDVVRGISPKTLTRHLFMSGMCGNGKTVLLMSLLISLWRKRIPFLHIEPVKTESRALKQLGEIEYPGASDLARDLRIYTPGNNTLSPFQINPLQVPEGISIEEHISMLESCFQAIMPMSGPLPGILREALERVYWNRKEEDVPCITDLLAEAEAALQAKGYAPSTYSDLRGAMDTRLNSLTRGAMGRVLQGRRDNPSMTELLRSPGILELERLSQDHACFLTLFILMRLRQELRSMPPADGDLRYVLIIDEAHNIVGTNTDAAPSEDFPDPKAYAAECVSRLLAEFRALGIGIIIADQMPSAVAAEVVKHPGTKVTFQLTHSEDRATIGAAMLFGDSEYEEIARLRPGHAYLFAPGYHYPQRIRTVNLHEHLDLLPPTDSALRDLIKHDDWFLIAIERRMEDQAAHLQCAMDDFDDMRVAILREVAVTMARLPMFQHQIRASRMRKEKDALIRQVEGLRRRLESRLRYFQNVELTRWLPDDCERDSLSSELRSWIDHLERRWREVMQPDVKAALTHLVSMLERIKALTSARKGRHENETK
- a CDS encoding HesA/MoeB/ThiF family protein, which gives rise to MKSQFCATVDGSDAERAVRKRDAIPVWFTVRDGIVFTSLGPRAHAEGTIEGVIQLVDRDDSLQSRLRTAPIQLCVQLDTSPDHSSNQLDAVIHIDGVKYRVSGTVIDERGKEQPCRIQVVPVRKELYSRARGLIETSVLADKTVFFKGVGSVGSTVIRLLAQSGVQKFIFMDQDRLEVANVIRHEAGLSDIGRYKTKAMADIVRNKNPYAEITTYEEKASDKNIDLVRELVRQTDICIDTGDQREGKLLLNRVCREEGTPLIISGAFRRAYGGQVLRVKPEGSACYQCFVQMLAKDASAYTDPEAETIAYSDRPVPIEPGLSVDIEPIAQMTAKLALQELLKDQDTTLRSLDEDLEANWYLWLNRREQGSQYESWDPLGYGIDGMRVMRWYGINFEAAPSCPVCGDFVQHLAEQANIDLSDDGVRELLSHCEINGEDHAG